In one Agrobacterium tumefaciens genomic region, the following are encoded:
- a CDS encoding threonine synthase has product MKYVSTRGSAPSLGFCDALLAGLGRDGGLYVPREWPSMSKKEIRNLRGKSYQDVAYEVLYRFTGGEIPADKFRAMIDDAYSTFRHPAVVPLTQTGPNTFVLELFHGTTLAFKDVAMQLLARLMDYTLTERGERATIVGATSGDTGGAAIDAFAGRERTDIFILFPNGKVSPVQQRQMTTSTASNVHALAINGNFDDCQTLVKEMFNDVKFRDSVKLSGVNSINWARIMAQVVYYFTASLSLGGPDRKVSFTVPTGNFGDIFAGYVAKKMGLPIDKLVIATNDNDILARTLKTGRYEMRGVKPTTSPSMDIQISSNFERLLFEAYDRDSAAVKASMDGLKQSGAFEIPPKALKFIKKDFRAGRATEKQVAATIRETLEKTGYLIDPHTATGVFVAEKHEKAGSPMVVLSTAHPAKFPAAVKSACAIEPALPVWLADIMNREERFDILDAELKAVETFIGQHARAGK; this is encoded by the coding sequence GTGAAATATGTATCGACCCGGGGTTCGGCCCCTTCGCTTGGTTTCTGCGACGCGCTTCTGGCGGGCCTTGGCCGTGATGGCGGGCTTTACGTGCCGCGCGAATGGCCCTCCATGTCGAAAAAGGAAATCCGCAATCTGCGCGGCAAGTCCTATCAGGACGTCGCCTACGAGGTTCTCTACCGTTTCACCGGTGGTGAAATTCCGGCCGACAAATTCAGGGCGATGATCGACGACGCCTATTCCACTTTCCGGCATCCGGCCGTCGTGCCGTTGACCCAGACCGGTCCGAACACCTTCGTGCTGGAACTTTTCCACGGCACCACGCTCGCCTTCAAGGACGTGGCGATGCAGCTTCTCGCCCGCCTGATGGACTATACGCTGACTGAGCGCGGCGAACGCGCCACCATCGTTGGCGCCACCTCCGGCGACACGGGTGGTGCAGCCATCGACGCCTTTGCCGGGCGCGAGCGCACTGATATCTTCATCCTTTTCCCGAATGGCAAGGTCTCTCCGGTTCAGCAGCGCCAGATGACGACCTCCACCGCTTCCAACGTGCATGCGCTGGCGATCAACGGCAATTTCGACGATTGCCAGACGCTGGTGAAGGAGATGTTCAACGACGTGAAGTTCCGCGACAGCGTGAAGCTTTCCGGCGTCAACTCCATCAACTGGGCGCGCATCATGGCGCAGGTGGTCTATTATTTCACCGCCTCGCTTTCGCTCGGCGGCCCCGACCGGAAGGTGTCCTTTACCGTTCCAACCGGCAATTTCGGCGATATCTTTGCCGGTTACGTCGCCAAGAAGATGGGCCTGCCGATCGACAAGCTCGTCATCGCCACCAATGACAACGACATTCTGGCGCGCACGCTGAAGACCGGCCGTTACGAGATGCGCGGCGTCAAGCCCACCACCTCGCCTTCGATGGACATCCAGATTTCTTCCAACTTCGAGCGCCTGCTGTTTGAAGCCTATGACCGCGATTCCGCGGCGGTGAAGGCATCGATGGATGGTCTGAAGCAGTCCGGTGCGTTTGAAATTCCGCCGAAGGCACTGAAATTCATCAAGAAGGATTTCCGCGCCGGCCGCGCCACCGAAAAGCAGGTGGCGGCGACCATTCGCGAGACACTTGAGAAAACCGGCTACCTGATCGACCCCCATACGGCGACCGGTGTTTTCGTGGCGGAAAAGCACGAAAAAGCGGGAAGCCCGATGGTGGTTCTGTCTACCGCCCATCCGGCTAAATTCCCGGCTGCTGTAAAATCCGCTTGCGCAATCGAGCCTGCGCTTCCAGTATGGTTAGCTGACATTATGAACCGGGAGGAGCGTTTCGACATTCTGGACGCAGAGCTGAAAGCCGTGGAAACCTTCATCGGCCAACATGCACGCGCCGGCAAATAG
- a CDS encoding GNAT family N-acetyltransferase produces MLRFLSRHNDTPELRSADHLLRLPRYGDFKQWHVLRSESRQFLQPWEPSWRPDELTEGSFRMRVVRNGQEFSSGTAVSFLLFEKETLLVGGITIGYIRRGAAQSCMIGYWIGERHAARGHMSAALKLVIPYIFNGLQLHRIEAACIPENFKSIRLLENAGFQREGLLREYLKINGQWRDHMMFSLLADKQSSGGTKYDT; encoded by the coding sequence ATGCTGCGTTTTCTTTCCCGACATAATGACACGCCTGAACTGCGCAGCGCCGACCACCTTCTCAGACTGCCGCGCTATGGCGATTTCAAGCAATGGCACGTCCTGCGGTCGGAAAGCCGGCAGTTTCTCCAGCCCTGGGAGCCAAGCTGGCGTCCGGACGAATTGACGGAAGGCTCTTTCCGGATGCGGGTGGTGCGCAACGGCCAGGAATTTTCCTCCGGCACCGCCGTTTCGTTTCTGCTGTTCGAAAAGGAGACCCTGCTGGTCGGCGGCATCACAATCGGTTACATCCGCCGGGGGGCCGCGCAAAGCTGCATGATCGGCTACTGGATAGGCGAACGCCACGCCGCCAGAGGCCATATGTCTGCCGCATTAAAATTGGTAATACCATACATCTTCAACGGACTTCAGTTGCACCGTATCGAGGCAGCCTGTATTCCGGAAAACTTCAAAAGCATCCGGCTTCTCGAAAATGCCGGGTTCCAGCGGGAAGGTCTCTTGCGGGAATATCTGAAAATCAATGGCCAATGGCGGGATCATATGATGTTTTCCCTTCTTGCCGACAAGCAAAGCTCCGGCGGAACGAAGTACGATACATGA
- a CDS encoding insulinase family protein — protein sequence MRVNVTRLSSGLTVVTEKMPHLESVALGVWIKSGSRNETTAEHGIAHLLEHMAFKGTARRTARQIAEEIENVGGEVNAATSTETTSYYARVLKDHVPLAVDILADILTESLFDEEELEREKNVILQEIGAATDTPDDVIFDNFSGVAYRDQTIGRPILGTPDTVQSFTTGQIRHYLARNYTTDRIFVVAAGAVDHESFVKQVEERFASLPQLPVTTPVLEKAIYTGGEIRETRDLMDAQVLLGFEGKAYHARDFYCSQILANILGGGMSSRLFQEVREYRGLCYSVYAFHWGFSDTGIFGVHAATGGNDLPELVPVILEELRKSSQTIHQEEIDRARAQIRAQLLMGQESPAARAGQMARQMMLYGRPIPNEEMMERLGDITRERLTDLAGRLFFDTVPTLSAIGPLEHLPPLSDITAALSAQQPARIKANG from the coding sequence ATGAGAGTTAATGTGACCCGGCTTTCGTCCGGGTTGACCGTTGTGACGGAAAAAATGCCGCATCTCGAAAGCGTTGCTCTTGGGGTGTGGATCAAATCCGGGTCCCGCAACGAGACGACTGCCGAACACGGCATCGCCCATCTTCTCGAACATATGGCCTTCAAGGGCACGGCACGCCGCACCGCAAGGCAGATCGCCGAAGAGATCGAAAATGTCGGCGGCGAAGTCAACGCCGCGACATCCACGGAAACAACCTCCTACTATGCCCGCGTCCTGAAAGACCACGTCCCGCTCGCCGTTGATATTCTTGCCGATATCCTGACGGAATCCCTCTTCGACGAAGAGGAACTGGAGCGGGAGAAAAACGTCATCCTGCAGGAAATCGGCGCTGCGACCGATACGCCCGACGACGTGATCTTCGACAATTTCTCCGGTGTCGCCTATCGCGACCAGACTATCGGCCGGCCGATCCTCGGCACGCCGGATACCGTGCAATCCTTCACCACCGGCCAGATCAGGCATTATCTCGCCCGCAACTACACGACGGACCGCATTTTCGTCGTGGCGGCCGGTGCTGTCGATCACGAAAGCTTCGTGAAGCAGGTGGAAGAACGTTTCGCCTCGTTGCCGCAACTGCCCGTCACCACGCCGGTTCTCGAAAAGGCTATTTATACCGGCGGTGAAATCCGCGAGACCCGCGACCTGATGGACGCACAGGTGCTTCTGGGTTTCGAGGGCAAGGCCTATCACGCCCGCGATTTCTATTGTTCGCAGATCCTCGCCAATATCCTCGGCGGCGGCATGTCGTCGCGCCTTTTCCAGGAAGTGCGCGAATATCGCGGCCTTTGCTATTCCGTCTATGCGTTTCACTGGGGCTTTTCCGATACGGGCATTTTCGGCGTACACGCGGCCACCGGCGGCAACGACCTGCCGGAACTGGTGCCGGTCATTCTGGAAGAATTGCGCAAGTCCTCGCAGACCATCCATCAGGAAGAAATCGACCGGGCGCGCGCGCAAATCCGCGCCCAATTGCTGATGGGACAGGAAAGCCCGGCGGCCCGTGCCGGCCAGATGGCCCGGCAGATGATGCTCTACGGCCGGCCCATTCCCAATGAGGAAATGATGGAGCGCCTTGGCGACATTACCCGCGAACGGCTCACCGATCTTGCGGGACGGCTGTTTTTCGATACAGTTCCGACATTGTCCGCAATTGGCCCGCTCGAACATCTGCCGCCTCTTTCAGACATCACTGCCGCGCTTTCCGCGCAGCAGCCCGCAAGGATAAAGGCGAACGGCTAA